Proteins from a single region of Chrysemys picta bellii isolate R12L10 chromosome 9, ASM1138683v2, whole genome shotgun sequence:
- the LOC135973693 gene encoding uncharacterized protein LOC135973693 codes for MQSSPAVMAMQSGNRKRAPAWTDREVLDLIAVWGDESVLSELRSKRRNAKIYEKISKDMAERGYSRDATQCRVKIKELRQGYQKTKEANGCSGSHPQTSRFYEALHSILGAAATTTPPVTVDSEDGILSTAGSSDMLGDGEDEEGDEEGEAVGRSHNADFPDSQDLFITLTEIPYEASPAITPDTESGEGSATPSATVSQPSLESHSQRLARIRRRKKRTREDMFSELMASSQAQAAQQTQWRENLTRMHQANMDREERWRQEDQQATQTLLGLLREQTDTLRRLVDVLQERRQEDRAPLQSISNRPPPPPSPIPTSPKVQRRRGGRVPANSHSTPAESSSSRRLSFPKI; via the exons atgcagagctctccagcagtgatggccatgcagtctgggaatagaaagagagccccagcatggactgatcgtgaagtcttggatctcatcgctgtgtggggcgatgagtccgtgctttccgagctgcgatccaaaagaaggaatgcaaagatctacgagaagatctctaaagacatggcagagagaggatacagccgggatgcaacgcagtgccgcgtgaaaatcaaggagctgagacaaggctaccagaagaccaaagaggcaaacggatgctccggatcccatccccagacatcccgtttctacgaggcactgcattccatcctcggtgctgccgccaccactaccccaccagtgaccgtggactctgaggatgggatactgtccacggccggttcctcagacatgttaggggacggggaagatgaggaaggagatgaggagggcgaggcagttggcagatctcacaacgctgatttccccgacagccaggatctcttcatcacccttacagagatcccctacgaagcgtccccagccattaccccggacacagaatctggtgaaggatcagcca ccccgtctgcgactgtctcacaacctagcctggaatcacactcccagaggctagcgcggattaggcgtaggaagaagaggacacgggaggacatgttctctgagcttatggcctcttcccaagcccaggcagcacagcagacccagtggcgggagaacttgacccgaatgcaccaagccaacatggatcgggaggagaggtggcggcaggaagaccagcaggcgactcaaacgctgcttggactactgagggagcaaacggacacgctccggcgccttgtggatgttctgcaggaacggaggcaggaggacagagccccgctgcagtccatctctaaccgccctcccccgccaccaagtcccatacccacctcacccaaagtgcaaagaaggagaggcggcagagtccctgctaactctcactccacccctgcagagagctctagtagcagaaggctctcatttcccaaaatttga